In Pseudoduganella albidiflava, a single window of DNA contains:
- a CDS encoding glycosyltransferase family 2 protein, which produces MNADFLSPEQIPAVSCNERWHGAIEGLHERLLFGWAFDRERPDSRVVVEICLDGMPCAFAAADAARPDLADMLGVPDGHVPDGGADVCHGFVADLGELPSGARGVLTARIANTDAVLAGALALDNTRSAPVTALSSVVYDGGLRLSGWAIDPADPRRAVTVRALDGHNVVAQAVADIVLPSMRGHVEGPHGFELALPLSLADGKTREIRVVNDSGQALNGSPAFVCCVPGGMAALLPAGSDKLMLEVATMYERLVPRSVPLRAWPEWSTRFDGATAGLEPRPPVSLKAAILITGTADEGVIARTAASLQGQGVIVQAFSSRPFPALLASAMAAGCDVIGCVRAGDTLPAQALVHALEGFALGDAQLVYTDSEQDSRPWFKPAWNADYALATDYPLELLLVRGALLSHLEPPDDQAEFAWSALAAAGALGEQAIVHVPRVLYRMNSPLTDEERGQRARAADRAARMLEPGLQLKALERVPAGLAHAARRVQASLPAGWQDLTVSLVIPTRDRADLLKRCIDSIRRFTAWPKLDIVVIDNGSAEAATLALFAELAAEGVRILPMPGPFNYADLNNRAVALARGDIVGLINNDIEALHDGWLDEIVAQLCRPGIGAVGAKLLWPNGMVQHGGVLLGIGNVAGHFGNLLADGDWGDHGRNQLPLRVSACTAACLFLRRQDYLDVGGMDAQAFPVAFNDVDLCLKLRAKGKAIVWTPFARLLHAESASRGHEDTPQKKARAQREVNEFRRRWGHVIVRDPAYHPALNLDANSHAFGGLAIPPRQRLPRTGSL; this is translated from the coding sequence ATGAACGCCGACTTCCTTTCCCCCGAGCAGATTCCCGCCGTCTCCTGCAATGAGCGCTGGCATGGCGCGATCGAAGGCCTGCATGAACGCTTGCTGTTCGGCTGGGCGTTCGACCGGGAGCGCCCGGATTCCCGGGTGGTCGTCGAGATATGCCTGGATGGCATGCCTTGCGCGTTCGCCGCTGCCGATGCCGCCCGCCCCGACCTGGCGGACATGCTGGGCGTCCCCGACGGGCACGTCCCCGACGGGGGCGCCGACGTCTGCCATGGCTTCGTCGCCGACCTGGGCGAACTACCATCCGGCGCGCGTGGCGTACTCACTGCGCGAATCGCGAATACCGATGCCGTGCTGGCCGGTGCCCTGGCACTGGATAACACGCGGTCGGCGCCGGTCACCGCGCTGAGTTCCGTTGTCTATGATGGCGGACTGCGCCTGTCTGGCTGGGCAATCGATCCCGCCGATCCGCGCCGCGCCGTCACCGTGCGTGCCCTGGACGGCCACAACGTGGTCGCGCAAGCCGTCGCCGACATCGTGCTCCCATCGATGCGTGGACATGTCGAGGGGCCGCACGGCTTCGAGCTCGCACTGCCCCTGTCGCTGGCCGACGGCAAGACGCGTGAAATCCGTGTGGTCAATGACAGCGGGCAAGCGCTGAACGGCAGCCCGGCATTCGTCTGCTGCGTGCCCGGCGGCATGGCGGCCCTGCTGCCGGCCGGCAGTGACAAGCTGATGCTGGAAGTGGCCACCATGTATGAACGGCTGGTGCCACGCAGCGTGCCGCTGCGGGCGTGGCCGGAATGGTCGACCCGCTTCGATGGTGCAACTGCCGGGCTCGAACCACGCCCTCCTGTCTCGCTCAAGGCCGCCATCCTGATCACTGGAACGGCGGATGAAGGTGTCATCGCCCGCACCGCGGCCAGCCTGCAAGGCCAGGGCGTGATCGTCCAGGCCTTCTCCTCCCGGCCTTTTCCCGCCTTGCTGGCCAGCGCCATGGCTGCCGGCTGCGACGTCATCGGCTGCGTGCGCGCCGGCGATACGCTGCCTGCCCAGGCACTCGTCCATGCGCTGGAAGGCTTCGCGCTCGGGGATGCGCAACTGGTCTACACGGACAGCGAACAGGACAGCCGCCCATGGTTCAAGCCGGCGTGGAATGCCGACTATGCGCTGGCGACCGATTACCCGCTGGAGCTGCTGCTGGTCCGCGGCGCGCTCCTGTCACACCTGGAACCACCGGATGATCAAGCCGAATTCGCCTGGTCGGCGCTGGCCGCCGCCGGGGCCCTGGGTGAACAGGCAATCGTGCATGTGCCACGCGTGCTGTACCGCATGAACAGCCCGTTGACGGACGAGGAGCGTGGCCAGCGGGCGCGGGCCGCCGATCGGGCGGCGCGGATGCTCGAACCCGGCTTGCAGCTGAAGGCGCTCGAGCGCGTGCCGGCGGGCCTGGCCCATGCCGCCCGCCGCGTACAGGCAAGCTTGCCGGCCGGATGGCAAGACCTGACGGTCAGCCTGGTGATCCCAACGCGCGACCGCGCGGATTTGCTGAAGCGCTGCATCGACAGTATCCGGCGCTTCACCGCATGGCCGAAACTGGACATCGTCGTCATCGACAATGGCTCCGCGGAAGCCGCGACGCTTGCCCTGTTTGCCGAGCTGGCAGCGGAAGGGGTACGGATCCTGCCGATGCCGGGACCGTTCAATTACGCGGACTTGAACAACCGGGCGGTCGCGCTGGCGCGTGGCGATATCGTCGGCCTGATCAACAACGATATCGAGGCGCTGCATGATGGATGGCTGGACGAGATCGTTGCGCAATTGTGCCGCCCGGGCATCGGCGCGGTGGGCGCCAAGCTGCTGTGGCCCAACGGCATGGTCCAGCACGGCGGCGTGCTGCTGGGCATCGGCAACGTGGCGGGGCACTTCGGCAACCTGCTGGCCGATGGCGACTGGGGCGACCACGGCCGCAACCAGTTGCCGCTGCGGGTGAGCGCGTGCACCGCCGCCTGCCTGTTCCTGCGCCGGCAGGACTACCTCGACGTGGGCGGCATGGATGCGCAGGCTTTCCCGGTAGCGTTCAACGATGTGGACCTGTGCCTCAAGCTGCGGGCGAAAGGCAAGGCCATCGTCTGGACACCGTTCGCGAGGTTGCTGCATGCCGAATCGGCCAGCCGCGGCCATGAGGACACGCCGCAGAAGAAGGCGCGCGCGCAGCGCGAAGTCAACGAGTTCCGGCGCAGGTGGGGCCATGTCATCGTGCGGGATCCGGCCTACCACCCTGCCCTCAACCTCGACGCCAACAGCCATGCTTTCGGGGGACTGGCAATCCCGCCGAGACAGCGGCTGCCACGCACCGGATCCCTCTGA
- a CDS encoding glycosyltransferase family 2 protein, protein MAHSALTPSALAHCLPRLRSDALLGRALEAFAKGNHADALVAAEYVCRRMPGKSIPAILRAKVLQTAYPFMAARAWHAAWKADACNPMLQDAMLQSWLQDGGQADIASLGPAFLPARCRTGRHASLLALLRKAGVAHTGACWREGDAIEGMVFCSVPAGAPTPRATLLLSDETRQFQFDVPADGSRFRLACPAPGAVWSVTLVQPDGKRQLLPGSPLAFYAAPAIQSRALADATEQPRSVSIVIPVYRELALVQACLNSVLASLKENATPARVVVVDDASPEPAVSAWLDKQAAAGRITLLRNACNLGFIETTNRGMREFPDHDVLLLNADTQVHGDWIDRLSRALYAQPGIAAVTPWTNNGEISSFPAMSQAAPAPDQRELAALDDAAAATAAADVELPSCCGFTMLIRRTVLDTVGMLDGTALVRGYGEEVDWCMRARAAGWRHLHVPRVFVAHAGTVSFRAEKTLRVAQNRSVVEARYPTYYAEHTAFRRDDPLATARAALRAALATSRAAGWLRKAEGAEPGAALPDIVARRPLPAVLPALRASCRRVAVWRHDMTGKGAHRVLALARAIASRPALGLRLLVIGDGSEALWRTGVVDHVPSGEGDALRLLDDLRVIQIAGCRAVLTDDPAGLPPKMRAVLLDEHFDPIAWLAALDAAPQAA, encoded by the coding sequence TTGGCCCATTCAGCATTAACCCCTTCGGCTCTGGCCCATTGCCTGCCCCGCCTGCGGTCCGATGCCCTGCTGGGCCGCGCCCTGGAGGCGTTCGCCAAGGGCAACCATGCCGATGCCCTGGTGGCCGCGGAGTATGTCTGCCGGCGCATGCCGGGCAAGAGCATTCCCGCCATCCTGCGCGCGAAAGTCCTGCAGACCGCCTATCCCTTCATGGCCGCGCGCGCCTGGCACGCGGCCTGGAAGGCGGACGCCTGCAATCCCATGCTCCAGGATGCGATGCTGCAGAGCTGGCTGCAGGATGGCGGCCAGGCCGACATCGCCAGCCTGGGGCCGGCCTTCCTGCCCGCGCGCTGCCGCACTGGCCGGCATGCCAGCCTGCTGGCGCTGCTGCGCAAGGCCGGCGTCGCCCACACCGGGGCCTGCTGGCGCGAGGGCGATGCGATCGAAGGCATGGTGTTCTGCAGCGTGCCGGCGGGCGCGCCCACGCCGCGTGCCACTCTGCTGCTGTCGGATGAAACCCGGCAGTTCCAGTTCGACGTGCCCGCCGATGGCAGCCGCTTCCGGCTGGCCTGCCCCGCTCCGGGCGCTGTCTGGTCCGTGACGCTCGTGCAGCCCGACGGCAAACGGCAACTGCTGCCGGGCTCGCCGCTGGCGTTCTACGCGGCGCCGGCCATCCAGTCTCGCGCGCTGGCCGACGCTACCGAACAGCCCCGCTCCGTATCGATCGTGATTCCCGTGTACCGCGAACTGGCCCTGGTGCAGGCCTGCCTGAACAGCGTGCTGGCCAGCCTGAAGGAAAACGCCACGCCTGCCCGCGTGGTGGTGGTGGACGACGCCAGCCCCGAGCCGGCCGTGTCGGCGTGGCTCGACAAGCAGGCCGCCGCCGGCCGCATCACGCTGCTGCGCAATGCCTGCAACCTGGGATTCATCGAAACGACCAACCGGGGCATGCGCGAATTCCCCGATCACGACGTGCTGCTGCTGAATGCGGACACACAGGTGCATGGCGACTGGATCGACCGCCTGTCGCGCGCCCTGTACGCGCAGCCCGGCATCGCCGCGGTGACGCCCTGGACCAACAATGGCGAGATCAGCAGCTTCCCCGCGATGAGCCAGGCCGCACCGGCGCCGGACCAGCGCGAACTGGCGGCGCTGGACGATGCCGCCGCCGCCACCGCCGCGGCCGATGTCGAACTGCCATCCTGCTGCGGCTTCACGATGCTGATCCGGCGCACCGTGCTGGACACCGTCGGCATGCTCGATGGCACGGCGCTGGTGCGCGGCTATGGCGAAGAAGTGGACTGGTGCATGCGCGCCCGTGCGGCCGGCTGGCGCCACCTTCACGTGCCCCGCGTGTTCGTAGCGCATGCCGGGACGGTATCGTTCCGTGCCGAGAAAACCTTGCGGGTGGCGCAGAACCGCAGCGTGGTGGAAGCGCGCTACCCCACCTACTATGCGGAACACACGGCGTTCCGGCGCGACGATCCGCTGGCCACGGCACGCGCGGCGCTGCGCGCTGCACTGGCCACATCGCGCGCGGCCGGATGGCTGCGCAAGGCGGAAGGGGCGGAACCCGGTGCCGCCCTGCCGGACATCGTTGCCAGGCGGCCCTTGCCGGCGGTGCTGCCGGCGCTGCGCGCCTCCTGCCGCCGGGTCGCGGTGTGGCGGCACGACATGACCGGCAAGGGCGCGCATCGCGTGCTGGCGCTGGCCCGCGCCATCGCCAGCCGGCCCGCGCTGGGATTGCGCCTGCTCGTCATCGGCGATGGCAGCGAGGCGCTCTGGCGCACCGGGGTAGTGGATCACGTGCCCTCGGGCGAAGGCGATGCGCTGCGGCTGCTCGACGACCTGCGCGTGATCCAGATCGCCGGTTGCCGCGCCGTGCTGACCGACGACCCGGCCGGGTTGCCGCCGAAGATGCGTGCCGTGCTGCTCGATGAGCATTTCGATCCCATTGCCTGGCTGGCGGCGCTGGACGCCGCACCGCAAGCCGCCTGA
- the flhB gene encoding flagellar biosynthesis protein FlhB — protein sequence MAEDSDAEKTEPASERRLQKAREEGDVPRSREVATFTVLMAGGAGLYIFGSTMARQLSATLASGLRLTREQAFDMDVLGHRILADVVQVLITFLPLGLAVMLVAIASPVLVGGWLFTAKGFMPKFSKLNPINGITNMVSKNALVELVKAIIKTIIVGAVAYMVVMRYKDAIFGLPAEPANEGYAHMLDMLAMSFLILVGSLGFIAMIDAPYQMWHYSNKMKMTRQEMIQESKESDGNPQIKGKIRQMQREMARRRMMQDVPTADVVVTNPTHYAVALKYADGSKGAPKVVAKGADAVAAKIRELAKEHKVAILEAPALARALHKHTEIGDEIPQRLYAAVAEVLAYVYQLRAYRPGGRYPDRPTRLDVPADMDPNTAPPKP from the coding sequence ATGGCAGAAGACAGCGACGCCGAAAAGACAGAACCCGCGTCAGAGAGGCGCCTCCAGAAGGCGCGTGAAGAAGGCGATGTTCCCCGCTCGCGCGAAGTGGCGACGTTTACCGTGCTGATGGCGGGCGGTGCCGGCCTGTACATCTTCGGTTCGACGATGGCGCGCCAGCTGTCGGCCACGCTGGCCTCGGGCCTGCGGCTGACGCGCGAACAGGCGTTCGACATGGACGTGCTGGGCCACCGCATCCTGGCCGACGTGGTGCAGGTGCTGATCACGTTCCTGCCGCTGGGCCTGGCAGTGATGCTGGTGGCGATCGCCTCGCCGGTGCTGGTGGGCGGCTGGCTGTTTACCGCCAAGGGCTTCATGCCCAAGTTCAGCAAGCTCAATCCCATCAACGGCATCACCAACATGGTGTCGAAGAACGCGCTGGTGGAACTGGTCAAGGCCATTATCAAGACCATCATCGTCGGCGCCGTGGCCTACATGGTCGTGATGCGCTACAAGGATGCCATCTTCGGCCTGCCGGCCGAGCCGGCCAACGAGGGCTATGCCCACATGCTCGACATGCTGGCGATGAGCTTCCTGATCCTGGTCGGCTCGCTGGGCTTCATCGCCATGATCGACGCGCCGTACCAGATGTGGCATTACTCGAACAAGATGAAGATGACGCGGCAGGAAATGATCCAGGAATCGAAGGAATCGGACGGCAACCCGCAGATCAAGGGCAAGATCCGCCAGATGCAGCGCGAGATGGCGCGGCGCCGCATGATGCAGGATGTGCCGACCGCGGACGTGGTAGTCACCAACCCGACCCACTATGCGGTGGCGCTGAAATACGCCGACGGCTCGAAGGGCGCGCCGAAGGTGGTGGCGAAGGGCGCCGACGCGGTGGCCGCGAAGATCCGCGAACTGGCCAAGGAACACAAGGTGGCGATCCTGGAAGCGCCGGCGCTGGCCCGTGCGCTGCACAAGCACACCGAGATCGGCGACGAGATTCCCCAGCGGCTGTATGCCGCCGTGGCCGAGGTGCTGGCTTACGTGTACCAGCTGCGCGCCTACCGGCCGGGCGGCCGCTATCCGGACCGCCCCACCAGGCTCGACGTGCCGGCGGACATGGATCCGAATACCGCGCCACCGAAACCGTAA
- the flhA gene encoding flagellar biosynthesis protein FlhA: protein MQALKMPAWTNTITGGKPQTLAAPVLIIMLLAMMILPLPAFILDLFFSFNIAISVIVLLTALYTVKPLDFMAFPIVLLLTTMLRLALNVASTRIVLTEGHTGPDAAGKVVEAFGHFLIGGNYTVGIVVFIILTIINFVVVTKGAGRIAEVGARFALDAMPGKQMAIDADLNAGLIGEADAKQRRAEVSMEAEFYGAMDGASKYVRGDAVAGILVTVINIVGGLLVGLIMHDMAFGDAVRTYTLLAIGDGLVAQIPSLIISLAAGAVVSRVASEKDIGSQLVGQLFAKPQVMYITAAIIGGLGLIPGMPNLVFLLLGAALAGGGYLLAKRDKEAGAGGAAAGPAGGGGGAAAGTGAAAGGAAAGGQGGAAAENEEATWSDVMAVDTLGLEVGYRLIPLVDKAQSGELLKRIKGIRKKFAQEVGFLAPPVHIRDNLELKPSAYRITLKGVEVGTGEAFNGQYLAINPGMASGALPGLATTDPAFGLPAVWIDASLRDQAQGMGYTVVDAGTVVATHLNHLITSHASELLGRGEVQALLDHLGKEAPKLTEDLVPKTISLSALQKVLQNLLSEGVHIRDMRSIIEALAEHTAHTQDPNELTALVRIALGRAIVQQLFPGNGELSVMTLDNRLERLLMQALAQGGADGAGIEPGLADTIAHQAAQAAAQQEALGVNPVLLVPGPLRPLLSRFLRRALPQLKVLSHAEIPESKTIRVTALVGNT, encoded by the coding sequence ATGCAAGCGCTCAAGATGCCCGCCTGGACCAACACCATCACTGGTGGCAAGCCGCAGACGCTGGCCGCGCCGGTCCTGATCATCATGCTGCTGGCCATGATGATCCTGCCGCTGCCGGCGTTCATCCTCGACCTGTTCTTCAGCTTCAACATCGCCATTTCCGTGATCGTGCTGCTGACCGCGCTGTACACGGTCAAGCCGCTCGACTTCATGGCCTTCCCGATCGTGCTGCTGCTGACCACCATGCTGCGCCTGGCGCTGAACGTGGCGTCGACCCGTATCGTGCTGACCGAAGGCCATACCGGGCCGGACGCGGCCGGCAAGGTGGTCGAGGCGTTCGGCCACTTCCTGATCGGCGGGAACTACACGGTCGGTATCGTGGTGTTCATCATCCTGACCATCATCAACTTTGTCGTGGTTACCAAGGGTGCCGGCCGGATCGCCGAGGTGGGTGCCCGCTTCGCTCTCGATGCCATGCCCGGCAAGCAGATGGCGATCGACGCCGACCTGAACGCCGGCCTGATCGGCGAGGCGGATGCCAAGCAGCGCCGCGCCGAAGTGTCGATGGAAGCGGAATTCTATGGCGCGATGGACGGTGCGTCGAAGTATGTGCGGGGCGATGCCGTCGCCGGCATCCTGGTCACCGTCATCAACATCGTCGGCGGGCTGCTGGTGGGCCTGATCATGCACGACATGGCCTTCGGCGACGCGGTGCGCACCTACACGCTGCTGGCCATCGGCGATGGCCTGGTGGCGCAGATCCCGTCGCTGATCATCTCGCTGGCGGCCGGTGCCGTCGTGTCGCGCGTGGCATCGGAAAAGGACATCGGCTCGCAGCTGGTCGGCCAGCTGTTCGCCAAGCCCCAGGTCATGTACATCACCGCCGCCATCATCGGCGGCCTGGGCCTGATTCCCGGCATGCCGAACCTGGTGTTCCTGCTGCTGGGCGCGGCGCTGGCCGGTGGCGGCTACCTGCTGGCCAAGCGGGACAAGGAAGCCGGCGCGGGCGGCGCCGCGGCCGGTCCGGCCGGCGGTGGCGGTGGCGCGGCGGCCGGTACCGGTGCGGCGGCCGGAGGCGCGGCCGCGGGCGGGCAGGGCGGCGCGGCGGCCGAGAACGAGGAGGCCACCTGGAGCGACGTGATGGCTGTCGATACCCTCGGGCTGGAAGTGGGCTACCGCCTGATTCCGCTGGTGGACAAGGCGCAGAGCGGCGAACTGCTCAAGCGCATCAAGGGCATCCGCAAGAAGTTCGCCCAGGAAGTGGGTTTCCTGGCGCCGCCGGTGCACATCCGCGACAACCTGGAACTGAAGCCGTCCGCCTACCGCATCACGCTCAAGGGCGTGGAAGTGGGCACCGGCGAAGCGTTCAACGGCCAGTACCTGGCGATCAACCCGGGCATGGCGAGCGGCGCGCTGCCGGGCCTGGCGACCACCGATCCCGCCTTCGGCCTGCCCGCCGTGTGGATCGACGCCAGCCTGCGCGACCAGGCCCAGGGCATGGGCTACACGGTGGTGGATGCCGGCACCGTGGTCGCCACGCACCTGAACCACCTGATCACGTCGCATGCTTCCGAACTGCTGGGCCGCGGCGAAGTGCAGGCCCTGCTCGACCACCTGGGCAAGGAAGCGCCGAAGCTGACCGAAGACCTGGTGCCGAAGACGATTTCGCTGTCGGCACTGCAAAAGGTGCTGCAGAACCTGCTGTCCGAGGGCGTGCACATCCGCGACATGCGTTCCATCATCGAAGCGCTGGCCGAACACACCGCTCATACGCAGGACCCGAACGAATTGACCGCCCTGGTGCGGATCGCGCTGGGCCGCGCCATCGTGCAGCAACTGTTCCCAGGCAATGGCGAACTGTCCGTGATGACGCTCGATAACCGCCTGGAACGCCTGCTGATGCAGGCGCTGGCCCAGGGCGGCGCCGATGGCGCCGGCATCGAGCCCGGCCTGGCTGACACGATCGCCCACCAGGCCGCGCAGGCCGCCGCGCAGCAGGAAGCCTTGGGCGTCAATCCCGTGCTGCTCGTGCCTGGCCCGCTGCGGCCGCTGCTGTCGCGCTTCCTGCGGCGCGCGCTGCCCCAGCTGAAGGTGCTGTCGCATGCCGAAATCCCGGAATCGAAGACGATCCGGGTGACGGCGCTGGTGGGGAATACCTGA